Proteins co-encoded in one uncultured Draconibacterium sp. genomic window:
- the accC gene encoding acetyl-CoA carboxylase biotin carboxylase subunit — translation MKKIKKILIANRGEIAIRVMRTCRELDLESVAIYSEADRTSLHVRYAHEAYCVGKAPSSESYLNIDKIIEVAKQSGADAIHPGYGFLSENADFARRCAEEGITFIGPSPEVIVQMGDKIQAREAMTAAGIPVVPGTDGEIKSEEEALEVIKSIGLPVMIKASAGGGGKGMRLVKNASEVVSAVRAARSEAKSAFGDDAVYIEKYITSPHHIEFQILADQHGNTVHLFERECSVQRRHQKMIEETPSPLMTPELRDEMGKAAVEAAKAVNYVGAGTIEFLMDNDLNYYFLEMNTRLQVEHPITERVTGIDLVKQQIYAAEGSELEFGQDDLQQKGHAIECRIYAEDPDNNFMPSSGKVYKISSPLGLGVRTDGYVYEGYEIPIYYDPMISKLIVWGKTRDEAIARMRRALYEYKITGVKTSIKMLERVMNNENFISGNYDTHFIEKNQEQLLSNGMKDNPEDMVIIAAFIDYLDKLGSNATVTKEFVPAQSRWKKIPYVNHF, via the coding sequence ATGAAGAAAATCAAAAAGATTCTAATCGCAAACCGGGGCGAAATTGCGATTCGCGTTATGCGAACCTGCAGGGAACTTGATCTTGAATCAGTTGCCATTTACTCGGAAGCAGACAGGACTTCGCTTCATGTGCGTTATGCCCACGAAGCTTATTGTGTTGGTAAAGCACCATCGAGCGAAAGTTACCTGAACATTGATAAAATTATAGAAGTTGCCAAACAAAGTGGCGCTGATGCAATCCATCCCGGTTATGGGTTTTTATCAGAAAATGCCGATTTCGCCCGACGTTGTGCCGAAGAAGGAATTACTTTTATTGGCCCTTCGCCCGAGGTAATCGTTCAGATGGGTGATAAGATTCAGGCACGCGAAGCAATGACTGCTGCCGGAATTCCAGTGGTACCCGGTACTGATGGAGAAATAAAATCGGAAGAAGAAGCGCTTGAAGTAATAAAAAGTATCGGTCTTCCGGTAATGATCAAAGCATCGGCTGGTGGAGGCGGAAAAGGAATGCGCCTGGTAAAAAACGCATCAGAAGTGGTTTCTGCTGTTCGTGCTGCACGATCTGAAGCCAAATCGGCTTTTGGCGACGATGCCGTTTACATCGAAAAATACATTACTTCGCCACACCATATCGAGTTTCAAATTCTGGCCGACCAGCACGGAAATACCGTTCACCTTTTTGAACGTGAATGTTCTGTTCAGCGCCGTCACCAAAAAATGATAGAGGAAACTCCATCTCCGTTAATGACACCGGAGTTGCGCGACGAAATGGGAAAAGCAGCCGTTGAAGCTGCAAAAGCAGTTAATTATGTAGGTGCCGGAACCATCGAATTCCTGATGGATAACGACTTGAATTACTATTTCCTTGAAATGAACACCCGTTTACAGGTGGAACATCCCATTACCGAACGTGTTACCGGAATCGACCTGGTAAAACAGCAGATTTATGCTGCCGAAGGTAGCGAGTTGGAATTCGGACAAGACGACCTGCAACAAAAAGGTCATGCCATAGAATGTCGTATTTATGCCGAAGATCCGGATAATAACTTTATGCCAAGTTCAGGGAAAGTGTATAAAATATCTTCTCCGCTGGGACTGGGTGTTCGTACAGACGGCTATGTTTACGAAGGTTATGAAATTCCTATTTATTACGACCCGATGATCTCGAAATTAATCGTTTGGGGAAAAACACGCGACGAAGCTATTGCACGTATGCGACGGGCACTTTACGAATACAAAATTACCGGTGTTAAAACATCGATAAAGATGCTGGAACGCGTAATGAACAACGAAAATTTCATTTCCGGAAATTATGACACTCATTTTATTGAGAAAAACCAGGAACAACTGCTATCAAACGGAATGAAAGACAACCCAGAAGACATGGTTATAATTGCTGCTTTTATCGACTACCTGGATAAACTGGGAAGCAATGCAACAGTAACCAAAGAGTTTGTACCGGCCCAAAGCCGCTGGAAGAAGATTCCTTATGTAAATCACTTTTAA
- a CDS encoding DUF2118 domain-containing protein, with amino-acid sequence MAVEIKIGDRKAWVNLLKQDGNILEVEVDGKTYNVDLMHTADGTFSILEGGHSYDIELVPDETPKKYTAYTLYERYNVEVIDAEARYLQNRNANGIGSVDNKITSPMPGKVVKVLVNEGDAVQEGDTVIIISAMKMESEYKAPKDGTVKKIHVKDQQTVDSNQVLIELD; translated from the coding sequence ATGGCTGTTGAAATTAAAATTGGCGACAGAAAAGCATGGGTAAACCTGTTAAAACAAGATGGCAACATTCTGGAAGTTGAAGTTGACGGAAAAACATATAATGTCGATTTGATGCACACTGCCGATGGCACGTTTTCAATTCTTGAAGGTGGGCATTCGTACGACATTGAACTGGTTCCGGATGAAACACCTAAAAAATATACTGCTTACACTTTATACGAACGTTACAATGTTGAAGTAATTGATGCAGAAGCACGTTACCTGCAAAACCGCAACGCGAACGGAATCGGATCAGTCGATAACAAAATCACTTCGCCTATGCCGGGCAAAGTAGTTAAAGTATTAGTCAACGAAGGTGACGCTGTACAAGAAGGTGATACTGTAATAATCATTTCGGCCATGAAAATGGAAAGCGAATACAAAGCACCCAAAGATGGCACCGTAAAAAAAATACATGTAAAAGATCAGCAAACAGTAGACAGCAACCAGGTATTAATTGAATTGGACTAA
- a CDS encoding acyl-CoA carboxylase subunit beta translates to MDLKAKYEQLDALNAQAELGGGEARIEKQHAAGKMTARERILQLLDPGTFTEIDKLMTHRNYDFGMESKKILGDGLISGYGKVNGKLVYVFAQDFTVFGGSLSRANADKIVKIQELALKMGAPLVGLNDSGGARIQEGVESLAGYADIFYNNVISSGVIPQISAILGPCAGGAVYSPALTDFIFMVKEKSHMFVTGPEVIKTVTHEDVTKEELGGADTHSSKSGVAHFTGNDEEQTIMMVRELLSFLPSNNLEDPPIKTTIDPSDRISEELDQIVPADPNKPYDMHEIIQNVIDNKHFLEVQPNYAQNIIVGFARFGGRPVGVVANQPGHLAGVLDINSSVKAARFVRFCDAFNLPLVTFVDVPGFLPGTGQEFGGIIKHGAKLLYAFSEATVPKITVITRKAYGGAYDVMSSKHIGADVNLAYPTAEIAVMGPEGAINIIHREKMTDDEKAAKVQDYRDKFANPYKAASLGYIDEIIHPRDTRKKVIDALEMTQNKRKSNPPKKHGNIPL, encoded by the coding sequence ATGGATTTAAAAGCAAAATACGAACAACTTGATGCCTTAAATGCACAAGCCGAACTCGGAGGTGGTGAAGCAAGAATTGAAAAACAACATGCAGCGGGAAAAATGACTGCCCGCGAGCGTATTCTGCAACTACTCGACCCAGGAACTTTTACTGAAATTGATAAACTGATGACACACCGAAATTACGATTTCGGCATGGAAAGCAAAAAAATACTGGGTGACGGTTTAATATCGGGTTACGGAAAAGTAAATGGCAAATTGGTTTATGTTTTTGCCCAGGATTTTACTGTTTTTGGTGGATCGCTGAGTAGAGCCAACGCCGATAAAATTGTAAAAATTCAGGAATTGGCACTAAAAATGGGAGCACCACTTGTTGGACTGAACGACTCGGGAGGAGCCCGTATTCAGGAAGGTGTTGAAAGCCTTGCTGGTTATGCCGATATTTTTTACAATAATGTAATTTCTTCGGGTGTAATTCCCCAAATTTCTGCCATACTTGGGCCGTGTGCAGGTGGAGCGGTGTACTCTCCTGCCCTCACCGACTTCATTTTTATGGTAAAAGAAAAAAGTCACATGTTTGTAACCGGTCCCGAGGTAATAAAAACAGTTACCCACGAAGATGTTACCAAAGAAGAACTGGGTGGTGCCGATACACACAGCTCGAAAAGTGGTGTGGCTCATTTTACAGGTAACGACGAGGAACAAACCATTATGATGGTTCGCGAACTACTAAGTTTCCTTCCGTCAAATAATCTGGAAGATCCACCGATAAAAACTACCATCGATCCATCAGACAGGATTAGCGAAGAGCTGGACCAAATTGTTCCTGCCGACCCGAATAAGCCTTACGATATGCACGAGATCATCCAGAATGTGATCGACAATAAACATTTTCTGGAGGTTCAACCCAATTATGCACAAAATATAATTGTTGGTTTTGCGCGTTTCGGTGGCCGTCCGGTGGGAGTTGTTGCCAATCAACCAGGGCACTTAGCCGGAGTATTGGATATTAATTCATCGGTAAAAGCAGCACGTTTTGTTCGTTTTTGCGATGCATTCAATCTGCCGCTGGTAACTTTTGTTGATGTTCCGGGATTCTTGCCGGGAACCGGACAGGAATTTGGCGGAATTATTAAACACGGCGCAAAATTGCTATATGCATTTTCAGAAGCTACTGTTCCGAAAATTACGGTAATTACCCGTAAAGCTTATGGTGGTGCTTACGATGTTATGTCGAGCAAGCACATTGGTGCCGATGTAAACCTGGCGTACCCAACCGCAGAAATTGCGGTAATGGGGCCTGAAGGCGCGATTAACATCATTCATCGCGAAAAAATGACCGATGACGAAAAAGCAGCAAAAGTACAGGATTACCGCGATAAATTTGCGAATCCATACAAAGCTGCCTCATTGGGTTATATCGATGAAATTATTCATCCGCGTGATACTCGAAAAAAAGTTATCGATGCACTTGAAATGACACAGAACAAACGGAAATCGAACCCGCCAAAAAAACACGGTAACATTCCGCTTTAG
- the rpsF gene encoding 30S ribosomal protein S6, whose protein sequence is MLNQYETVFICTPVLSEPQVKEAVNKFKDLITENGGEMIHEEDWGMKKLAYPIQKKSTGFYHLFEFKADPSLITKYETEFRRDERVIRFMTVKLDKYAVAYSEKRRKLQKAKTEKKED, encoded by the coding sequence ATGTTGAATCAGTACGAAACCGTTTTCATTTGTACTCCCGTTTTATCTGAGCCACAGGTAAAGGAAGCGGTAAACAAATTCAAGGATCTCATCACCGAAAATGGAGGTGAGATGATCCATGAAGAAGATTGGGGAATGAAAAAATTGGCTTACCCAATTCAAAAGAAGTCTACTGGCTTTTATCACTTGTTTGAGTTTAAAGCCGATCCTTCATTAATTACAAAATATGAAACTGAATTCCGTCGCGACGAGCGCGTTATCCGTTTTATGACTGTAAAACTCGACAAATATGCAGTTGCATACAGCGAGAAGAGAAGAAAACTACAGAAAGCAAAAACCGAAAAAAAGGAGGATTAA
- the rpsR gene encoding 30S ribosomal protein S18, whose product MAQGSEIRYLTPPSVEIKKKKYCRFKKNGIKYVDYKDPEFLKKFLNEQGKILPRRITGTSLKYQRKVGQAVKRARQVALLPFVTDMMK is encoded by the coding sequence ATGGCACAAGGAAGTGAAATCAGATACCTGACTCCACCGTCAGTAGAGATCAAAAAGAAAAAATATTGCCGTTTCAAGAAAAACGGAATCAAGTATGTTGATTACAAAGACCCAGAGTTTTTGAAGAAATTTCTGAACGAACAAGGTAAAATCTTACCTCGTCGTATCACCGGAACTTCGTTAAAGTATCAGCGTAAAGTTGGTCAGGCTGTTAAACGTGCCCGCCAAGTTGCATTGTTACCATTTGTAACCGACATGATGAAATAA
- the rplI gene encoding 50S ribosomal protein L9: protein MEIILLQDVERLGSKNDIVEVKGGYGRNFLIPSKKAVVATESAKKVLAENIKQRAHKEAKLKEEATKIAEQIVAKKISIGAKTSTSGKIFGSVNTIQLAEAINKKGFEIDRKQISIPEDSIKEVGTHTAKIKLHKEVVVEIEFEVVAE from the coding sequence ATGGAAATTATATTATTACAAGACGTAGAGCGTTTAGGAAGCAAAAACGATATTGTTGAGGTAAAAGGTGGTTACGGACGTAACTTTCTGATCCCATCAAAAAAAGCAGTTGTTGCTACCGAGTCGGCCAAAAAAGTTTTGGCTGAAAACATTAAACAACGTGCTCATAAAGAAGCTAAATTGAAAGAGGAAGCTACTAAAATTGCTGAGCAAATTGTTGCCAAGAAGATTTCTATTGGTGCAAAAACAAGTACTTCAGGCAAAATTTTCGGATCGGTTAACACCATCCAGCTGGCTGAAGCAATTAACAAAAAAGGATTTGAGATCGACCGCAAACAGATCTCTATTCCTGAAGACAGCATCAAAGAAGTTGGTACTCATACAGCTAAAATCAAACTACACAAAGAAGTTGTGGTTGAGATTGAATTTGAAGTTGTTGCGGAATAA
- a CDS encoding glycosyltransferase family 39 protein, with protein MKYFLLILLFSGLLFFSFLGGTSVFQRAEARNAECAREMMQNREWIVPTFNGELRTDKPAMEYYGMMVGYYLLGINEAGARFLSALCGLLVVLATFWIARRHWSEEAAWWSALTMLASLHLVIQFRLATPDPYLILCHTLSVYFFYEGWHSRKWKWFALMYIFLGLGVFAKGPVGLALPGLTILLFMLVTKTFTWKRILGLKPWWGILLVAAVVFPWYYAVHVKTGGEWTRIFFLEHNLNRFDSGISGHHGPIILPFIFVLAGLLPFSVFAIRAFNETWKQRKSNQLMVLAALSTLVVVVFYAISKTKLINYTSPAYPFLSLMIGSTIAGLNKHSESLRKTRIETYIMVFLVIIMPIAVFFSLKNSPLENVRWIAWFMVVLPIGGVVALVLRKKSSEYGLLAIATAFMVTTCIIFWKPYQILDDQSPVQKYKKIVSAHKEVVAYKDFHHAFAFYAQTQIPVFQEEQELINYLNNHEDVLVLSRNRDLSYMAEIPELECIGIGRDLFSRKSSGVYHKQ; from the coding sequence ATGAAATATTTTTTATTGATTCTGTTGTTTAGCGGTTTGTTGTTTTTCTCTTTTTTGGGGGGGACAAGTGTCTTTCAACGTGCAGAAGCGCGAAATGCCGAATGCGCGCGCGAAATGATGCAAAATAGGGAATGGATTGTACCAACTTTCAACGGAGAACTTCGCACGGATAAACCGGCAATGGAATATTACGGAATGATGGTTGGGTATTATTTATTGGGTATAAACGAAGCTGGTGCCCGTTTCCTTTCTGCTTTGTGTGGTTTATTGGTTGTATTGGCAACTTTCTGGATTGCACGACGCCACTGGAGTGAGGAAGCTGCCTGGTGGTCGGCTTTAACCATGCTAGCCTCTTTGCATCTTGTAATCCAGTTTCGGTTGGCCACTCCTGACCCGTATCTTATTCTTTGTCATACGCTTTCCGTTTACTTCTTTTATGAGGGCTGGCATTCGCGTAAGTGGAAATGGTTTGCTTTGATGTATATTTTTCTGGGTTTAGGCGTTTTTGCCAAAGGACCGGTTGGTTTGGCGTTACCAGGATTGACAATTTTGCTTTTCATGTTGGTAACAAAAACATTTACATGGAAACGCATTTTGGGACTAAAACCGTGGTGGGGGATTTTACTGGTTGCCGCGGTGGTTTTTCCATGGTATTACGCAGTGCATGTAAAAACCGGTGGAGAATGGACACGGATATTCTTTTTAGAGCATAATTTGAATCGATTTGATTCCGGAATAAGCGGGCATCACGGACCAATTATATTACCTTTTATTTTCGTACTGGCAGGACTGCTTCCTTTTTCGGTATTTGCAATTCGTGCTTTTAACGAAACCTGGAAGCAACGAAAAAGCAATCAGTTGATGGTGTTAGCTGCTTTATCAACCTTGGTTGTTGTGGTTTTTTATGCCATCTCGAAAACCAAATTGATTAATTATACTTCTCCGGCTTATCCCTTTTTAAGTTTAATGATTGGAAGTACCATTGCAGGACTCAATAAACATTCAGAATCGCTTCGCAAAACGAGGATTGAAACTTATATAATGGTGTTTTTGGTTATAATAATGCCAATTGCTGTATTCTTTTCTCTGAAAAATTCCCCGTTAGAAAATGTACGTTGGATTGCATGGTTTATGGTTGTGTTGCCTATTGGTGGAGTTGTTGCTTTGGTGTTAAGAAAAAAATCGTCAGAGTATGGATTGCTTGCTATTGCTACTGCTTTTATGGTAACTACATGTATAATATTTTGGAAGCCTTATCAGATTTTGGATGATCAATCACCTGTTCAAAAATATAAGAAAATCGTAAGTGCTCATAAGGAAGTGGTTGCCTACAAAGATTTCCATCATGCGTTTGCTTTTTATGCACAAACACAAATTCCTGTTTTTCAGGAGGAGCAGGAATTAATAAACTACCTGAACAATCACGAAGATGTATTGGTATTGAGTAGAAACCGTGATTTAAGTTACATGGCTGAAATTCCGGAGTTAGAGTGCATTGGTATAGGCAGAGACTTATTTAGCCGAAAGTCGAGCGGAGTTTATCACAAGCAGTAG
- a CDS encoding NAD(P)-dependent alcohol dehydrogenase gives MKKTMKAIVVSAYGGPEVLKLQNVPKPQVKGNEVLVKVVATTSTAADGMMRTGKPYFGRLMTGLFKPKHAIPGTGFAGYIVETGLEVKKFNLGSRVFGETTLGMSANAEFVVVPEDGVILTMPDNMTYTEAATYGDGHVTSLNFLKEIAQIEPGQKVLINGASGSLGTAAIQLARNFGAKVTGVCSSRNVGLVKSLGADHVIDYAREDFTTGKIKYDLVFDTVGKSSYLKSKNILTESGKYVSPVLNFSLLMQMFWTSIFSKKKAVFGATGLLSDSELRNLFSQLSKLFSEGQLKTVIDRQYSLEKVSEAHRYVASGHKKGNVVIIVDPKNI, from the coding sequence ATGAAAAAAACAATGAAAGCAATTGTTGTCAGTGCTTACGGAGGTCCGGAGGTTTTAAAATTACAAAACGTGCCAAAACCACAAGTAAAAGGGAATGAGGTATTAGTAAAAGTTGTGGCTACAACCTCAACTGCTGCCGACGGAATGATGCGCACCGGAAAACCTTATTTCGGACGTTTAATGACCGGGCTTTTTAAACCCAAACATGCCATACCCGGAACCGGGTTTGCTGGCTATATTGTGGAAACTGGCTTGGAGGTTAAAAAATTCAATCTTGGCAGCCGTGTATTTGGTGAAACCACTCTGGGGATGAGTGCCAATGCCGAATTTGTTGTCGTTCCGGAAGACGGAGTTATTCTGACAATGCCGGATAATATGACCTATACTGAAGCCGCTACTTACGGCGATGGGCATGTAACTTCATTGAATTTTCTGAAAGAGATTGCCCAAATAGAACCCGGACAAAAAGTTTTGATCAATGGAGCATCCGGTAGTCTTGGTACGGCAGCCATTCAGCTTGCCCGGAATTTTGGTGCCAAAGTAACTGGTGTTTGTAGTTCGCGAAATGTTGGATTGGTAAAATCGCTGGGGGCCGACCATGTAATTGACTATGCCCGCGAAGATTTTACTACCGGCAAAATTAAATACGACCTTGTTTTTGATACTGTTGGTAAAAGTTCTTACTTAAAAAGTAAAAATATTCTTACTGAATCAGGAAAATATGTGTCGCCGGTATTAAACTTCTCTTTGCTAATGCAAATGTTTTGGACTTCCATATTCAGCAAAAAGAAAGCCGTGTTTGGAGCAACAGGATTACTTTCTGATAGTGAACTTCGCAATTTATTTTCTCAACTGTCGAAGCTGTTCTCCGAAGGACAATTAAAAACTGTTATCGATCGTCAATATTCGCTCGAGAAAGTTAGTGAAGCACACCGCTACGTTGCTTCAGGGCACAAAAAAGGGAATGTTGTAATTATTGTTGATCCGAAAAACATATAA
- a CDS encoding serine hydrolase domain-containing protein: protein MSKIIILCFVLIFMSFCSFRNNDSRAQDNKRGCISSEKSLEKKVQLEEGIREQVKFLGESENLSSITKKMLDYNIPALSLTVINKGNIEWSDIYRNANFQESNHLDCSSIFQAASLSKPVTFLAALRMYSAGRIDLDKNIQEYLKDFVLPQGKQTADNPVTFRNIFSHTSGINPGGYQGYVRNIPMPTDLEILRGSDRSNTPAIEVIAPPNERLAYSGGGYTLAELALQDIFDDKFSNIMQKWILEPAVMKHSEFTQPLPASDSILVATAHAQSGEVIEGGWRNYPEQAAAGLWSNSIDLAKFLIEIYKAYQGKSSIFSQADIRSIIDQERDGSVYGFLLNRSGDDISLTHYGGNAGYRTGMTISLTSGNGLVYLINSDNGEALGNELLLSASQVYGWRHFPQTTVQRKPIESEILKNLPGKYKWNNQIDLLITYDEGNNNVSLNFPNGDEYKLVPIVDKELDFIHPNTGIEVSFLKKDNFQSFTLYGEKAFKYLP from the coding sequence ATGAGTAAAATAATTATTCTTTGCTTTGTCTTGATTTTCATGAGTTTTTGCTCATTTAGAAACAACGATTCAAGGGCGCAAGACAATAAGAGAGGTTGCATTAGCAGCGAAAAATCGCTTGAAAAGAAAGTTCAATTGGAGGAAGGAATTCGTGAGCAAGTGAAATTTTTGGGAGAATCGGAGAATTTAAGTTCCATTACAAAGAAAATGTTAGACTATAATATTCCGGCATTGTCTCTTACAGTAATAAATAAAGGTAATATTGAATGGTCAGACATTTATCGAAATGCGAATTTTCAGGAATCGAATCACCTGGATTGTTCCAGCATTTTTCAGGCAGCATCATTGTCGAAACCGGTGACCTTTCTTGCGGCGTTACGCATGTATTCCGCGGGCAGAATCGATCTGGATAAAAATATCCAGGAATACCTGAAGGATTTTGTATTACCTCAAGGCAAACAAACGGCTGATAATCCGGTTACATTTCGCAATATCTTTTCCCATACTTCAGGAATCAATCCCGGAGGATATCAGGGATATGTCAGGAATATCCCAATGCCAACTGATCTGGAAATTTTGAGAGGAAGTGATCGATCCAATACCCCGGCAATAGAGGTAATTGCACCGCCTAATGAAAGACTTGCTTATTCCGGTGGAGGTTACACTTTAGCAGAATTGGCCCTTCAAGACATATTCGATGATAAGTTTTCGAACATAATGCAAAAATGGATTCTTGAACCCGCCGTAATGAAGCACTCTGAGTTCACTCAACCGTTACCCGCTTCCGATTCTATTCTGGTAGCCACAGCTCACGCCCAATCAGGAGAGGTAATAGAAGGAGGATGGAGAAATTATCCAGAGCAAGCTGCGGCGGGGCTTTGGAGCAATTCTATTGATTTGGCTAAATTTCTAATTGAAATTTATAAAGCGTATCAAGGCAAAAGCTCAATATTTTCTCAGGCAGATATTAGATCGATTATAGACCAGGAACGAGATGGCAGTGTTTATGGATTTCTACTTAACCGTTCTGGTGATGATATTTCACTTACTCACTATGGAGGTAATGCTGGTTACCGTACGGGGATGACAATAAGCCTAACAAGCGGAAATGGATTGGTTTATTTAATTAATTCGGATAATGGAGAGGCTTTGGGAAACGAATTACTTTTATCTGCCTCACAGGTATATGGCTGGAGGCATTTTCCGCAAACAACTGTTCAGCGAAAACCAATAGAATCGGAGATTTTAAAGAATTTACCAGGTAAATACAAGTGGAATAATCAAATAGATCTTTTAATCACTTATGATGAAGGCAACAACAATGTTTCACTTAATTTTCCGAATGGAGACGAGTATAAACTTGTACCTATTGTTGACAAAGAACTTGATTTCATTCACCCAAATACGGGGATCGAAGTTTCGTTTTTAAAAAAGGATAATTTTCAATCTTTTACTCTCTACGGTGAAAAAGCCTTTAAGTACCTCCCTTAG
- a CDS encoding serine hydrolase has protein sequence MMKFIYIQIFLILISTNAFAQNILVDTSILKPVKTQSAIVIDGILNEPVWQKTTLTRQLYDENGQYNNTTAYFAYDADNFYAGIKCKVNSTSKLNTQRLDKDNEFMLSNDWVAFCMDTYHDGLNAFAFIVDAAGNELDGALNPPTRDLSFSFSSNWTSAAKVNQDNYTVEMKIPLDRLPVRWNKDSVTMAIQVVRNDKQNNRMVQWPATKNIGKYQAIVLHEINQTHPQNLSGVNISDRLIYKKSKIDLSSLLGRCQGGDASVTDYLIFRKRDISGAEHPRMFHNKKQTTRIRGAFENTSYFKNLNTNVDFETMLERAQTTAFIVLQNDTIVYEKYFNGFNKNSIFTSFSVAKSFVSTLVGLAISDGYIQSENDTITKYLPELLKKDKRFSLITIKDLLSMSSGLAYSHDGFPSDDEFTYVSPDLRKTTLEHVRIEEPPAVHWHYNNYNPLLLGLILEKTTGMPVSDYMNEKLWKKMGGNTASWSLDEHGFEKMESGINCSAYDYARFALLLLNKGKYNATQIIPESWVQKATQPQERRDGYYDYLLENNTYYNYLWWGKFRDGQENANDFFGMGNKGEYVYFSPQKKLTIIRLGFEYGFTPASLSWPDMFYQFATDYK, from the coding sequence ATGATGAAATTTATTTATATACAAATATTCTTAATCCTCATTTCAACAAATGCTTTTGCTCAAAATATATTGGTAGACACAAGCATCCTGAAACCCGTAAAAACCCAAAGTGCAATTGTTATCGACGGCATATTAAACGAACCTGTCTGGCAAAAAACAACACTAACAAGGCAATTGTACGACGAAAATGGCCAATACAATAACACAACAGCCTATTTTGCCTATGATGCAGATAATTTTTATGCGGGCATTAAATGCAAGGTAAACAGCACTTCTAAATTGAATACACAACGTTTGGATAAGGACAACGAGTTTATGCTAAGTAATGATTGGGTTGCCTTTTGTATGGATACGTATCATGATGGCCTCAATGCTTTTGCTTTTATTGTAGACGCTGCCGGCAATGAATTGGATGGAGCTTTAAACCCACCAACAAGGGATTTGTCTTTTTCTTTTTCTTCAAATTGGACTTCTGCAGCTAAAGTAAATCAAGATAATTACACGGTAGAAATGAAAATTCCACTTGATCGCCTGCCTGTAAGATGGAACAAGGACAGTGTAACGATGGCCATACAAGTCGTCAGGAACGATAAACAAAACAACCGAATGGTGCAATGGCCGGCTACAAAGAATATAGGAAAGTATCAAGCTATCGTTCTGCATGAAATAAATCAAACACATCCGCAAAATTTGTCAGGTGTGAATATCTCAGACAGGTTGATTTATAAAAAGTCGAAAATTGATTTGTCTTCCTTGTTGGGTAGGTGCCAGGGAGGAGATGCTTCGGTAACGGATTATCTCATATTCAGGAAGAGGGATATAAGTGGGGCTGAACATCCCAGAATGTTTCATAATAAAAAGCAAACAACAAGGATTCGGGGAGCGTTTGAAAATACCTCGTATTTCAAAAACTTAAATACAAATGTTGATTTTGAAACAATGTTGGAAAGAGCTCAGACTACCGCATTTATTGTATTGCAAAACGACACCATTGTTTATGAAAAATACTTTAATGGCTTTAATAAGAACTCAATATTCACATCATTTTCGGTTGCCAAATCATTTGTGAGCACACTGGTAGGGTTGGCTATTTCAGATGGATACATACAAAGTGAAAACGATACAATTACTAAATATCTTCCTGAATTATTGAAAAAAGACAAGCGGTTTTCACTGATAACCATTAAAGACTTGTTAAGCATGAGTTCAGGACTTGCCTATTCTCATGATGGTTTTCCATCTGATGATGAGTTTACCTATGTGTCCCCCGATTTAAGGAAAACTACTCTTGAGCATGTGCGAATTGAAGAACCACCGGCTGTCCACTGGCACTATAATAATTACAACCCGCTTTTATTGGGCTTAATTCTTGAAAAAACTACCGGGATGCCTGTCTCTGATTATATGAATGAAAAACTCTGGAAGAAAATGGGAGGGAACACCGCCAGTTGGAGCCTTGACGAACATGGTTTTGAGAAAATGGAAAGCGGTATAAACTGTAGTGCTTACGACTATGCGAGATTTGCTTTGCTTTTACTTAACAAAGGTAAGTACAATGCAACGCAAATAATACCTGAAAGTTGGGTGCAAAAAGCAACGCAACCACAAGAAAGACGCGATGGATATTATGATTATCTTTTAGAAAATAATACGTATTACAACTATCTCTGGTGGGGAAAATTCCGTGATGGACAAGAAAATGCCAACGATTTTTTTGGAATGGGGAATAAAGGAGAATATGTGTATTTCAGCCCGCAGAAGAAGCTAACGATAATCAGACTGGGATTTGAATATGGTTTCACTCCCGCATCGCTTTCGTGGCCAGATATGTTTTATCAGTTTGCTACAGATTATAAATAA